The Megalobrama amblycephala isolate DHTTF-2021 linkage group LG10, ASM1881202v1, whole genome shotgun sequence DNA segment TTCTGGGCCTCATAGCTGCTCTTTATGAAATAAAGCCCATCTTCTGTCTGGTCGTGGAGCTCCAGGTGATAGCTGAGGTTCTGGCCGTGTTCCCCCAGCCAGATCACCTCAGGTTTGGGGAATCCCTCTGTCTCAAACTGCACTGTCAATGCAGAAGAGTTTACATGGATGCTCAACCTGGGCTCAGAGTAAAGagctgagaaaaaaaacataatcaGCTGCGTTGTATTGAAATATACttaagtaaaaacaaacaaacaaacaaacaaacaaaaatcattgttttaattgctAAAGTAATTTCTAGATTATAAAATATATCTTACAGCAAATCATAACTAGAACACTTTATTTTCCCTggaaatcacacttttaaaataggcctacatttttatatttcaaggCTTGTTATGCCCATGGGAAACCTGAAACATGATACAGCCACAGCAAAAACACTGCTAACATATTCTCAATTCTCAGAATACCTAATCCTCAAACAAAAATAAGCTTAAAGATAAAATGAAACACGATGAATAGCTCATTTGTTTATGTTTAGCTTTATCTGTGTCTGTGCATTTCAGattcaataaaatgaaacagTTTATAAAAGTTGAGCTGTATGCTTTTGAACACAAGTATCAACTTGAACAAATCATTATTTTGTCAATTAGACTACACTAGAATTCAAGGTCAGCGTAATACTGTAAATTCAGTAGCAATATTGAATAGATGTGCAGGAAACACTGTCTGAGCATTTTCGTATGAAGATCTGTCCACGTAGAtggactgaaaaaaacaaagttgGGAGCTCCAGGAAATAGTTTACAACATATTCATTCCAATGATCTTCATACTCATACCTCCATAGATCACGTTCATCAAGGCTCTTCCCGTTCCCTTTGCATTGCTCACTATGCACAGGTAAGAGCCTGCATCCTTCGGTCTAACTATTGCAATTCTTAATGAGGCATTTCCTTTACCAAGCTCTGAAATAAACAATGATGTCCGATTATGGAATTCTCGACTCTGTCTGTCCAGTTGGTCCTGCTGATAATAGAAACTGTGGACAACCTGTGAATCCTCCGATCTTTGCCAGGTAATCACCAGGCTGGAGAGATCAGGATCAGGTGTGAACTCACAGCCCAGAACAGCTGGACGACCCCGGATTGCCAGCAGATGCTTATCAGTGACCGTCACGTCAAATGAGGCTGGAAAGAGGCAGTAAGAAGAATTTATAGTTGCTTGAAGAAACACTCATCATGGGTAGTCCAAAACTTTacactttaaaggggtcatatcatgAGAAGTCAAGTTTTCCATAATTTTTATGAAAACACAAACATTGGACCTGACAGCAATGGTACCATCTAAATGTGCAGTCTTAAGCCCTTCACTAGTAACAACTAAATATAACTAGTACATagcaaatataattaaatatttcatatttaaatgtcacttgaaaaaaaaaaaaaaatagaatgaaGCTTTATACAGCCTTGAAATACCTCGGACTCAATACAATGTATTGACTCAGCTTCAACCAATGGCATGAGTTTGGGGTGCTTTATTGTTCATCTTATTTGAAATTcaaattttaatcaatttaatagaAGGACCATAAATTGTAAAGGGAAAATGGAAATAAAGTGCAAGAGATCAAGTCtgtttagtgtaaaaaaaaaaaaaaaaaattcatttgcTCCCATCTAGACTAAAGTATTATAAACATACTTCTGTCAATAAATTCAGTCTATATTTATCATTCTAAATTAGAAATGGTGGCTTAAGTAATACCCTCTTTCTATTTAGGCTGCTA contains these protein-coding regions:
- the LOC125277138 gene encoding CD276 antigen-like isoform X1, which encodes MLWFLLCFVDVLAASFDVTVTDKHLLAIRGRPAVLGCEFTPDPDLSSLVITWQRSEDSQVVHSFYYQQDQLDRQSREFHNRTSLFISELGKGNASLRIAIVRPKDAGSYLCIVSNAKGTGRALMNVIYGALYSEPRLSIHVNSSALTVQFETEGFPKPEVIWLGEHGQNLSYHLELHDQTEDGLYFIKSSYEAQKPAVNVTFTLKNNLLNQNLQRPVILSYDKDTTANQGTIALVLSVVCVFLVIVIIWLVRKRNKLRSNPMRNSNG
- the LOC125277138 gene encoding CD276 antigen-like isoform X2, giving the protein MLWFLLCFVDVLAASFDVTVTDKHLLAIRGRPAVLGCEFTPDPDLSSLVITWQRSEDSQVVHSFYYQQDQLDRQSREFHNRTSLFISELGKGNASLRIAIVRPKDAGSYLCIVSNAKGTGRALMNVIYGVQFETEGFPKPEVIWLGEHGQNLSYHLELHDQTEDGLYFIKSSYEAQKPAVNVTFTLKNNLLNQNLQRPVILSYDKDTTANQGTIALVLSVVCVFLVIVIIWLVRKRNKLRSNPMRNSNG